The DNA region CGTGTGGAAGAAGATGCAAAGCGCCGTTTGCTGGCAGGCAGAAAATTGTCTCTGGTGGTGGATCTTGATCAAACAATCATCCATGCTACTGTGGATCCTACGGTTGGAGAGTGGATGCAAGACAAGGATAACCCGAATTTCAAGGCTCTGAGTGATGTGCGACCGTTTCAATTGATGGACGAAGGACCGGGCATGCGTGGCTGTTGGTACTACGTCAAGTTACGGCCAGGTTTGGAGTCGTTTTTGCACAACGTATCACAACTTTTCGAATTACATATCTACACCATGGGTACTAGAGCCTACGCGCAACAGATTGCCAAGATCATTGATCCGGATAAGACTCTCTTCGGGGATCGCATTCTTAGTCGCGACGAGAGTGGAAACTTGACGGCCAAGAATCTACATCGCCTGTTTCCGGTTGACACGAAGATGGTGGTTATCATCGACGACCGTGGAGACGTGTGGCGCTGGAACCCCAACCTTATCAAAGTGTCTCCCTATGATTTCTTTGTTGGCATTGGTGATATTAACTCGAGCTTCTTGCCCCAGAAGCAGGAGCTAGCGGCCTCAGCAACGCGGGAAGCCAAACAGCCCGAGCATAAGCCCAAGGAGGTGCAGGAGaaagcaccaccagcaacacCACCTCGACCAAATGGTACAACTGGGAAAGCAGAGGGTGGTGCAGCAGATGTGTCGGCCTTGGAACAGCTAGTAACAATGGGTGGCGGGGATAATCCCAGGTTATTGCAAGAACAGAGTGACGCGCAACAAGAAACGATCATGCACCAGGTAGAGGATCGTCCGTTACTTCAGAAGCAAAAGGAATTGGATGCGGAAGATGAAGGCGATGTGAGCAGCGAGTCCTCGACCAGTGTGGATGAATCGGCGCAAGACCTTAGCAAGCAGCGACACCATTTGCTCGAGGATAATGATCAGGAACTCCTCCAGCTCGAGGACCGATTGGAACGCGTACATCGTTACTTCTTTGACGAATACGATAAGAGGCGATCGCGGGCGCTTGGTGGTCGGGTAGCCGCTCTGCGGGGCGAGAGGACGCCaatgaaggagaaggatgtcGATCTGAAACTCGTCCCGGATGTCCAGGATATAATGCCTTTGATCAAACGGCAAGTCCTTGGTGGTGTGGTTGTGGTGTTCTCTGGAGTTCTGCCGCTTGGGACAGATACACAGAATGCCGACATCTCATTATGGGCTAAGAGTTTTGGCGTTGTTGTCTCGAACAAGATCAACATCCGAACAACACATCTAGTAGCCGGACGTAATCGCACCGCCAAAGTGCGTGAGGCGACCCGGTATACGAATATCAAGATCGTCACGACGCAGTGGTTGCTAGACTCCTTGACTCAATGGAGTCATCTGGACGAGGAGCCGTATCTTCTTCCCGTGCACCCGGATGACCGTGGAGAGCCTATCTTGCCAAACTCGAGGGAGGCTGCGGAGAGTGGCTGGTTATCTTCGTCGGACGAAGCGACAGGAACAGATGACGATGCGATGGATGACATCTTCAAATCAGCGGGGCTCACGGACATGTCGCATATCGGGTACGACAAGGACGAAGAAGCCGCTATTCATGATGAATTGAAGGAATTTCTGGGGAGCGACGACGAAAGTGAAAGTGACATCGAAAGTGAGCAGGATGTATCGCAGTTGGCGGATGAGACTGGGGCAAGTAAAAAACGGAAGCGCGACGGAGAAGGCGACGACAGTGACGGTGGTTCCAGCGCCAACAGTAGTGATAATGAGACAGATGGAGAAAGTGATAAAGGGTCACGGCTGGCACAGCGGATCAAGCGTTCACATGCGCGAAGCACCGGTCTCAAAGAAGTTGCCACACCAAGCAGTACGAGCGCGGCGGAAACGACGCGGACGAGTCTGCCCACTGAACGGACTGGCGCGAACGCAGACGACGAAGAAAATGCTGAAGAGCCCGCGGCCAAGGGCCAAGACGTGAGTTATCCGGAAGATCCAgcggatgatgaggacgaacTAGAGCGGGAGATGTTGGCTGCGTTTGAGGACGGTGATTATGATGAGAAGGCGGAGGCGGATATTGCGGAGGAGAATGGCTGAGTGTTTCTCTTGTCTTTCTTGTATCTTTGTTGGAGTTGATTCgggtcttttctttttgcttaTCTGTTCGAGTTCTAGTTGTTGCGATGCAGTGGCATAGCGACGGCGTTGGTGTGAGTACTGATACTGATATATTAGGTCAGAGTAACTGTTCATATACCAGACAAATCAATCTTTTTTTCAAGAACATTAGCCATAAATCATACATCAATCACATCAATCATAGACAGGAAAAATCAAGCAACATCGCGATGCACTCGCCACGACATAATTATCATccacaaaaagaaaatcaccCCAATCAACTCAAACGCAAACGCCGTTTTCCAACAATTGCCTGTCGTTAGCCAGTTAGCCATGTCACTTTAAACTGAATTTCAGCCTTGGATAAGGGTGAAGAAAGGAGGCATACAAATAGTGATCTGCGTCAGCCACGCCAACGCCTCAATACTCTCCCCATGAATCCCATTCCCCTCAACCCAATTCTTACAACTATCATTTACGCTCCCCACAACACCGTACAACTGCAGCGCCGTCTCAACAAGACCGGTTAACCATAGTACGAAGAGCACGAAACTCCCCACGATGATGATCccggggaggaggaagcgcTGCATGGCCAGGATTAGGATTAGGGCTATGAAGAATATTCCGAGAGCGCCGGAGACGACCATGAAGGGGAAGAGCCTGCGCTTGTTAGTACTTGTATCTAGATAGATTTATGTAAGGGGAAGTAGGGGAGGGAGGTACCATGGAGTTCCGAGCTTGAGCTGCGATTGCACAGCCATTAACCAGGCGAAGATACCGAGATTGACACATGAGGAAGCGAGGACGATGAGGAGCCAGAAGTTGAGTTGGAGTTCGGGCCAGTGATACCGGCGGTAGGCTCTTCGGACGGCCATTTTGTCTCTTTTATTGTCTAACTTTTTAGGACTTTTGGTGGTTGGACGTTTTGCAAGGTACCGGGATATATAATCATGTGTATGCGGGGCGTGTCAAAGTGAAGCTGACGAGGGATTAAAAGTGACAGTAACAGGGACCGGGAAAGTGACAGCGCATCACCGCTGTAGCTCTAGGTATTCCTGGTTTTTGATTGTTCAGTTGATCGAGAAGTAGTATTGGGCGCGCTTGTAAGGTACGTAATGCAGGGAAAGTGGTGGACCGGATGTGTTGGCGATGGAGATGTGGGTATCATGGAGCTGAAAACGTTAGATAGATAGATCCAGACCAGACAGACTCAATTGAATATATGCGAGAGGAATGGCTGGAATTGAAGAAATTGATAAAGTGACAAGGTGGAATTGTGAAGATGCGGCTTTGTTCTGTACGTAGTCCGGCTGTATAGAAATTCTGGTGGCAGGGAGAAATAGCGGTGGCAGGGGAGATGATGCTGATACATACAGCTACAACGAGTCAAGGTGTTGGAAAACAGCTTATTCTGGTCTTTGATTCGCTGTTGTGCCTTAGTCTTATTTGATTTTAAGATTTTTAATTTTCCTGTTGTCAAACAGCACCTCGATAGACTTGAATATCACCTGACTTTACCTAATTCAACTCCAAACTTCAATACTAACTGCAATTCACAGAGATAAATATCGCTGATCAGAGGAAATCCTATATCGGATGAGATTTTGAGCTAGATGCATTGATGAGACTGCTAATACCTGGTCTTCACCTGCGTTGCTCCCCTGCACTAACTGACCCCCTCTAATACACCTTGAATTCCACAAGTCTCACCCTCTGTCCCTTTTTCGGCACAAAGACAACCCTGATACTCTCTATCGTAACTTTATCCCACGAGGCAATAGTAATACCATTTGCGACCGGCTCCGCATATTGCGCGCCGCTTGCCTCGACCCACTCACCACCGTCAAGAACCTCAATCCGATAACTCTCCGGAGCATCAAGCCCCTGCGCCTCATTCGCAAAGAAAGCAATCTCAGCACTAGCAGTGACTGTGCTACTACTGAACTCGATCTGGTACCACAGCTCGCTTCCGTTCTCAACAGGCGTGTCCCATCCATTAGCGATATCGCTCTCAGGAAAGAGCCAGATCCGGCCGTCAATGGCAGCATGGATGCTTTCGGGGTCAGCGTCAGCGACTGAGACGCTTCCCCGTGGCCATTCGGAATCAGATTGGAGTTGAATTGATTTGGCTATTGGGCGGTTGATCGCGGGTGGCTCGTTGCGAGTGATGTTGGCTGTTAGACGGGTTAGGTCCGGGGCGCTGGCTATGGTTTCGCCGTCGATTTCGATGATTAGTCCTGCGGCGCCGTATTGCTCTCCTGATGCGTCCCATTGGACTGCTATGTCGTGGCCGTGGTAGAGAATGCGCTCTGCGCGGAAGAACGAGACGGAATCTCCATCAGCGAGCGGGTTAACCTCGAGCACATCGTCCGCGCGAGGGCGGATTCCAACGAAGCCTGACAGAATGAGGTCGATAAATCCCGAGTGGAAGTAATGTGGAGACCGTGTCAGACCCACGATGGGCCGTCCCGTATCAGCATCGTAATCTTCTTCTAGATTGAGCACACCACCGCGATCAAAGTTATAGTGTAGCTCAGCATACTGAACGAGCAAGTCGGTATAGTCCTTGCGGGTAACTATTCCCGTCTCAGACGAAATCGGATAATGGTCAAGGAGATTCGCCAGACCCGTCAAAACCTGGGTAGTCTGGTACGGCCAAGCAGGTCCATTCCATTGACATTCCGGCTGCGAACCTTCATATCGATACTGCTGCATGAAGTACTCATAGCTCGGTTCATTGGTGCGCAGGCCGTGTGAACCAGCAAACTTCTCAGAATCGAGAAGATGAGTCCACGCCTGCGCGAACGTCTCATTATCATCAGGAAGGTCATGCGTCCAGGGGACATAGCCGACTAACTCGCGTCCGCGGATGAAATCCCAGTACGTGACATTCTCGTTATCAACCTGATACCGGTCGGCAAAGTGCTCAAACGTGCTGTTCCATAGCGACTCCTGCACGTTCATCTTGATCTCATCCGCTCGATCGCTATACTCCTTCTCGAGGGCTTGATCGCCCTTCAATCCCGCAAGCCTTGCAATAGCCAATGCATTTGCGTATTGATAACTGTTGACACTCGGCCTGAACGCATTCCCACCCGTGAATCCATCGAACCCACCGCTCGCATCAATACTCGCAACCGTATACTCCGTCGCATCCGTCAACGGCTGAATCCAAAACAACTCCTTCCCCCTGTCAAAACCCCCAGTCCCAGCCTCCGACATATTCCCCTCCCATCCCTCAAACAAATCCACTAACATATCCAACTTCGCAACAGCAGAATCAACGtccccatccaccaaaaACCCCGCCCAAACGGAATCCGCAACCCACTCTGAAAATTGATACATATCCCCCTTGTTACCATTAAGCATAAACGTCACATAGTCCTGGTTATATCTCTGATCCCGACACCACCGCCCCTCACGGAGATGGAAGCCCGTCGCGTCGACGAGGGAGGCGTACGGCTGTGTTTGCCACGTTACGTCGTTGAGGAATTCGGTGATGATGTAGCCGTTGGGGCCGAGATCGCGCTGGTGTGCGCGGTAGAGGGACCAGCGGTAGTAGTAGACTGCATTAAGCGCGGGGAGGGATGAGGTGAAGAGGGGGATGCGGGGGGTGTACCAGGGGGTGTCGTTTGCAAAGTGGGTGGTTAGGGTGGTGTTGAGGGTCTGGGAGAGGGTGGGTTGGAAGAGGGATAGGGATAGTATAGTTAGGAGGTTCATTGTGTTTGTTTGGTTGGTGAGAGAGAGTATTAGAATAGGACGTCTTTCTGGTTTTATAAGTACTCATTTTCCACTGAGGGCTATTCGATCTCGTGCGATACTATGAACATATATTTCGCGGGAAAACCCGATGCTGATCAACGTTTCTCTAACACAAGGCCAATGAAATGTGAATCATGTATATCCGATCTAGCGGTTAAAGTCTTCAACTCGACTATTAACCGAGTTGTAGCTTTATCAGGGGCAATCAAGATGCGGAGGAACCTTGACCAAGGGCTTTAAAACGGTTAATATTCAACAAGAGGTGATCATCATGAACATGCTCAAGTAATTGGAATATCAGTCTAATGCATATTCATCGTGTCTATAAAAttaaaagaacaaaaaaaatCACAGCAGGGTATCACCCAGAGCACTTCTGACCAATGAACATCCAGCCCGAATAGTCTCCGTAGCTCCCTTCTCCTCCAAGCTCGGGTTCACCTCGACCAGGTCCATGGCGACCAGGTTACCCGTCTCATGCACACATTCGCAGATGAAGTCACCCTCACGCAGGGTCAGTCCGCCTCGTACAGGAGTACCGGTGCTAGGGGCCCATTGAGGGTCCAAGCCGTCGACATCGAAGGACAGATGAATGGGGGTGTCGTTGCCAATATGGGCAAGGGCCATTTCGACCACGCGGCCGATACCGTGTCTAATCAGTTAGCATCGCCATAGCCAAATTAAGAGTAAAACATACCGGTCAATGTCGTGCATGCTGAACGCCTTGATGTTGTTCTCGCGCAgcagcttcttctcccccCGGTCTACATCCCGCAGACCAATGTAGACCAACTTCCTTGTGCTGATAATATGCTCATCCTTCAACCACCCAAAGATATCCTCGCGCTCTTCTCTCGCCAACCGCGTCAAAAACGCCATCGGCATACCGTGAATGTTCCCACTCGGGCTCATCTCCGGAATGTTAATATCCGCATGCGCATCCACCCAGATAACCGCCATTTCCCGTCCGAGTCTCTCGCGAATCGCCCGCGCCGTCCCGGAGATACTCCCCACAGCAATCGAGTGGTCACCGCCAAGGGTGAGCACGAACTTGCCCTCGCGCGCATGCTCGTAGACCTGGCTGCTAAGCTTCTGAGTGACCGCGCTGACGGCACGAGGCTTCTTCATGCCGCGGTGGTCGGGGTCTGCGTCTGCGGCGGGAGTGACGTCTTCATAGTAGTGGACTTTGCCGTCATGGTGGACTTGGTAGTCGAGGTCGTCGCGGAGTTGATCGAGGAGGCCGGCCTCTACGAGAGCCATGGGGGCAGCTTCGACGCCGGTTTTGCACTGCATTCACTTATCAGTACTATCTTCGGGTTTGGCTATGAGGTCAGAGTAAGTGTACCTGGCCGCCGTTGAAACCGACCGCAACCACACCGAGTTGGTGAGGGTTGCTGAGGAAGCGCTGAGTGATGGTAGATGGGGAGGTCATTGTGTTGTTAGAATAGAGAAGAGGACGAATTGAAGTGGTTAAGAAAAGGTGAAGATAAAGAGATGAAAACGGAAGGACGAAGAGATCAGCGAGATAAGATCTGGCGGAGATGCGATCCGAATACGTCAGATCACAGCAACTCTTATTCTGAGCCCTAGAAATGGATATGTGTACTGGATTGAATAGAAAAGAGAGATAATTGAAGAATATAACAGGAACAGAAATCTGAACCACGGTTGCCACTCTTTAAATATGCTAAAATCACCGACCGCAACCGATCGCTAAAAACTGCTTTTAGGGATCATGTGTCTCCGCCGGCGATTTCTACTTCCCCTAAGTACAGGTCGAGGAGAGCTGCCCCTTAAGGCCCGTTCCCCCACTGCAAAGCGTGAAATAAGATATTTTATGACTAGCGCGATTGACTAGCTGTAATTCCAGAGGTCAATGTCTTGCATTTGCGTGGGATGTGTACTTTGCGATGGTGTCGAGGAATATTTTGTATAGAAGTCACGTGCCGGATGTGCAATTTGTGCTTCGTAACCGCCTCATTTTGGCCGATCAGCTGGAAATGACCCGACTGTCTCGCTCATGTTACATTAATTACATTTATCTTCACATTATTGATCGAATCTAAGACCTGTATCTCAACACTAAGAATAAAGTCAGACTTATCACCACGTGACAATGCTGATGGATAACGCATTGCTTCAACAAGTCCCCAATGCGACGACACATCACAGCCGTCCTTGCTTGTCGTCAGCAGATGTTTGTCAGGCCGTTTCTTCATGGTAGTACAGATCCACATGCCTGATAAGCAAGTTCGCCGCATACACCGGCGCAAGGAAACCATAGCTGCTCGTCAGATGGCAGGTTCTTCAATATGTGCATCAAGCAAGTGGCCATTAACGATGTTTATCTTGAGCTTCCAATCGACTATCAACCATGTTATCATACATTCAGAGGATTTTACTGACTCGAGCTATCAGCGCGTGATCCTACTTCCTCAATGCTGCTGGCCTGTCTAAGCACGGCAATCTCATCCGAAAATGCCCCTTCCAAGGTGATATGTCCATTGACATCGGGTCCTAGTAGCGTGGATTAGCCACTGCTGTCTTTCACTACCAGTTA from Aspergillus chevalieri M1 DNA, chromosome 2, nearly complete sequence includes:
- the CAR1_1 gene encoding arginase (BUSCO:EOG09263E87;~COG:E;~EggNog:ENOG410PFFU;~InterPro:IPR020855,IPR023696,IPR014033,IPR006035;~PFAM:PF00491;~go_function: GO:0004053 - arginase activity [Evidence IEA];~go_function: GO:0016813 - hydrolase activity, acting on carbon-nitrogen (but not peptide) bonds, in linear amidines [Evidence IEA];~go_function: GO:0046872 - metal ion binding [Evidence IEA];~go_process: GO:0006525 - arginine metabolic process [Evidence IEA]), producing MTSPSTITQRFLSNPHQLGVVAVGFNGGQCKTGVEAAPMALVEAGLLDQLRDDLDYQVHHDGKVHYYEDVTPAADADPDHRGMKKPRAVSAVTQKLSSQVYEHAREGKFVLTLGGDHSIAVGSISGTARAIRERLGREMAVIWVDAHADINIPEMSPSGNIHGMPMAFLTRLAREEREDIFGWLKDEHIISTRKLVYIGLRDVDRGEKKLLRENNIKAFSMHDIDRHGIGRVVEMALAHIGNDTPIHLSFDVDGLDPQWAPSTGTPVRGGLTLREGDFICECVHETGNLVAMDLVEVNPSLEEKGATETIRAGCSLVRSALGDTLL
- the fcpA gene encoding protein-serine/threonine phosphatase (COG:K;~EggNog:ENOG410PH1W;~InterPro:IPR036420,IPR011947,IPR001357,IPR036412, IPR039189,IPR023214,IPR004274;~PFAM:PF03031,PF00533;~go_component: GO:0005634 - nucleus [Evidence IEA];~go_function: GO:0004721 - phosphoprotein phosphatase activity [Evidence IEA];~go_function: GO:0008420 - RNA polymerase II CTD heptapeptide repeat phosphatase activity [Evidence IEA];~go_process: GO:0070940 - dephosphorylation of RNA polymerase II C-terminal domain [Evidence IEA]), producing MLLRLPYGLHYPITVTSLLKQPGDAVERDEALLWYVYQTTVTEGDGLGNKIEVQRKFPTKFESTVDGELVQWKIKKGDVIEFPINVVEIDEPCAHEVQFGGLCAECGKDMTEATYNTETMDSMRAPIQMVHDNTALTVSAKEATRVEEDAKRRLLAGRKLSLVVDLDQTIIHATVDPTVGEWMQDKDNPNFKALSDVRPFQLMDEGPGMRGCWYYVKLRPGLESFLHNVSQLFELHIYTMGTRAYAQQIAKIIDPDKTLFGDRILSRDESGNLTAKNLHRLFPVDTKMVVIIDDRGDVWRWNPNLIKVSPYDFFVGIGDINSSFLPQKQELAASATREAKQPEHKPKEVQEKAPPATPPRPNGTTGKAEGGAADVSALEQLVTMGGGDNPRLLQEQSDAQQETIMHQVEDRPLLQKQKELDAEDEGDVSSESSTSVDESAQDLSKQRHHLLEDNDQELLQLEDRLERVHRYFFDEYDKRRSRALGGRVAALRGERTPMKEKDVDLKLVPDVQDIMPLIKRQVLGGVVVVFSGVLPLGTDTQNADISLWAKSFGVVVSNKINIRTTHLVAGRNRTAKVREATRYTNIKIVTTQWLLDSLTQWSHLDEEPYLLPVHPDDRGEPILPNSREAAESGWLSSSDEATGTDDDAMDDIFKSAGLTDMSHIGYDKDEEAAIHDELKEFLGSDDESESDIESEQDVSQLADETGASKKRKRDGEGDDSDGGSSANSSDNETDGESDKGSRLAQRIKRSHARSTGLKEVATPSSTSAAETTRTSLPTERTGANADDEENAEEPAAKGQDVSYPEDPADDEDELEREMLAAFEDGDYDEKAEADIAEENG
- a CDS encoding uncharacterized protein (COG:S;~EggNog:ENOG410PPT9;~TransMembrane:4 (i20-39o51-71i78-97o149-168i)): MAVRRAYRRYHWPELQLNFWLLIVLASSCVNLGIFAWLMAVQSQLKLGTPWLFPFMVVSGALGIFFIALILILAMQRFLLPGIIIVGSFVLFVLWLTGLVETALQLYGVVGSVNDSCKNWVEGNGIHGESIEALAWLTQITICNCWKTAFAFELIGVIFFLWMIIMSWRVHRDVA
- a CDS encoding uncharacterized protein (CAZy:GH142;~COG:S;~EggNog:ENOG410PKZ9;~InterPro:IPR008979,IPR008928,IPR012341;~SECRETED:SignalP(1-17);~go_process: GO:0005975 - carbohydrate metabolic process [Evidence IEA]), with product MNLLTILSLSLFQPTLSQTLNTTLTTHFANDTPWYTPRIPLFTSSLPALNAVYYYRWSLYRAHQRDLGPNGYIITEFLNDVTWQTQPYASLVDATGFHLREGRWCRDQRYNQDYVTFMLNGNKGDMYQFSEWVADSVWAGFLVDGDVDSAVAKLDMLVDLFEGWEGNMSEAGTGGFDRGKELFWIQPLTDATEYTVASIDASGGFDGFTGGNAFRPSVNSYQYANALAIARLAGLKGDQALEKEYSDRADEIKMNVQESLWNSTFEHFADRYQVDNENVTYWDFIRGRELVGYVPWTHDLPDDNETFAQAWTHLLDSEKFAGSHGLRTNEPSYEYFMQQYRYEGSQPECQWNGPAWPYQTTQVLTGLANLLDHYPISSETGIVTRKDYTDLLVQYAELHYNFDRGGVLNLEEDYDADTGRPIVGLTRSPHYFHSGFIDLILSGFVGIRPRADDVLEVNPLADGDSVSFFRAERILYHGHDIAVQWDASGEQYGAAGLIIEIDGETIASAPDLTRLTANITRNEPPAINRPIAKSIQLQSDSEWPRGSVSVADADPESIHAAIDGRIWLFPESDIANGWDTPVENGSELWYQIEFSSSTVTASAEIAFFANEAQGLDAPESYRIEVLDGGEWVEASGAQYAEPVANGITIASWDKVTIESIRVVFVPKKGQRVRLVEFKVY